The genomic window ATCCTCCACCTTAGCGAGCAGCGCGGTCGCCACCTCATCGGGGGTATGGCCACCGGTCTGGATGCTCACGTCGGCCACCGAGCGATACAGTCCTTCGCGCGCCTGCAGTAGGGTCGTCGCCGCCAGGGTGCCCGAACCTCCGGCAAGCAGAGGGCGCGTGGTCACGTCGCCGATGCGGGCGATGGCTTCGGCTGCGCTGACCTCAAGTAACACGACGATCCCCATGCGCTTGAGCGCCGCGCGGTTCTCAGGCGACAGTACGACGCCCCCACCGCAGGCGACAACCGAGGGTTCGACGCCCTCTAAAGCGAGCAGCGCTTCAGTCTCAAGCGCGCGGAAGGCCGCTTCACCCGAAACGGTGAACACCTCAGCGATGCTCGCTCCCTGCTGGGCCTCGATGCGCTGATCGATATCGACACACGGTATACCAAGACGGTCAGCGACGACCGACGCGACCGTTGACTTGCCCGAACCCATGAAACCGACGAGGAAGATGTGTCCGCGCCTCATCGCGCGATCCGTCCGCGGTAGCGCTCGACGCCTGAGACGATATCTTCAAGGCAGTCGCCTCCGAAGCTTGCGAGGTAGGCACGGGCTAGCACGAACGCCACTTCTGCCTCGGCGACCACGGCCGCGGCCGGCACAGCGCAGACGTCGCTACGCTCCTTGCTGGCGTCAACG from Coriobacteriia bacterium includes these protein-coding regions:
- a CDS encoding shikimate kinase, yielding MRRGHIFLVGFMGSGKSTVASVVADRLGIPCVDIDQRIEAQQGASIAEVFTVSGEAAFRALETEALLALEGVEPSVVACGGGVVLSPENRAALKRMGIVVLLEVSAAEAIARIGDVTTRPLLAGGSGTLAATTLLQAREGLYRSVADVSIQTGGHTPDEVATALLAKVEDVS